Proteins from one Planctomyces sp. SH-PL62 genomic window:
- a CDS encoding type II secretory pathway, component PulD — translation MRRLRTLTFIMVLGAGGGASTEGATLDDAVASPSPTTARKPSPAPPVKYLEAGARLFNSGQFDLAAKYLDAAQLYRDQLEAGHQALLDEYARELKKVKGTATAASPAPAPAATPAAAVTPSASFVEAKPVSRNDSPATDKPDDPDLKQRGRWLLQEAGEQILLGDYDVAEQKIAEAEALNVKWGLFDVTPAKARASLAKARPKVAPGTTAAAGQVVDHKTAKSKLKEARAALSDRKFEVAEAIALEVKGWNLSYGMFEDNPDKVAAAARALRKRDVIRETPLKDQASPGVYDVLVSESRQLLKVGKLAEAESKARQAQRMNVVPALTADRAEAVLHEVAMARAQSEAAPAVATAATDEAAGLAAEREADALLAKGDQAAAAAKFAEAERLQAQAAGMPALASATPPIDDQLQRSGAEEPALDAPAPDLELAPAPALAASPDDDLAVPAPAPAPALDSLPAPAAAEAPVNPGERMLSQARTLYAEGNYAAARQIAEQAKTGDFGLEDEADELSAQIGLAEQGGALSLYESALTALRKGEKDRAKTLLTEVATAGPVLDDNLQTKVQELLKSLTTDQIGDPSGRAVVNDRMQSASDVESVAAQKLNAEVGAKIAEARRLQEVDPEKALTIYEQTLKAVKASDVAPNLQRPMVRRLEVAVELAKKDKVLFDEKMKEKGAREEIEVKRLRILEADNAKKARYKELFEKAQAAYTNEDFYRAESYAKQAMEIDPTEVAAPMMVFKAKAERRYKQDKDTKAAKEDAVVVALQQVDASSYADPEVQLRDISFPKSFSELTKSRLAMNKRLEPKKNPKTLAVESKLREPISVNFDKQPLGEAMAFISNYTGVNITLDPKALSDEGLTSSTPVTLNLSNVSLKTVMKLMLKPLGMNYTIEEDVLVITNNQATSQETFTNTYYVGDLVMPKSKGSQETFGAATNPVKNPQFDALGQPIAGQGNALGLTPGSPTASREDRPNVDMTPLVQLITASIAPGTWRVVNGDDSQDVSAAYGLGGGFGGGGLGGDIDEGRPPGSITPFFLSISLIIRHTAEVHEQIADLLRQLRRLQDLQVSIEVRFITVTDSFFEQIGVDFDFAINSKSVGKHSTWAYPNNTVTNVSTAPGGGGTTGGTTGGGGIGGTGGGGTTGGGTTGGGTTGGGGLGGTGGGIGGGGVGGGAGGIGGGGLGGTGGGGTTGGGGGNTTPAYLINPIRDYSNYLPGGKQPIVAGTQGGGLYNFSPTLQIPFTNTQGSLIAPFNTVAGAGASVGMAFLSDLEVYFFLTAAQGDTRNNILQAPKVTTFNGAAATIQNGDVQYYVQSLIPIIGPGSVAFQPSVGVLNNGVVLQVTPVVTADRRYVRLSLSPFFQVVNGFTTITVPAAVGGAGLGGASAAINGTIQLPNTTVTTVSTTVTVPDGGTVLLGGVKQLQEQRLEYGVPVLSKTPWVDRLFRNVGIGRTTSSLMLMVTPRIIILEEEEERLGIPSVAF, via the coding sequence TTGAGAAGGCTCAGAACGCTCACTTTCATCATGGTCCTCGGTGCAGGGGGGGGAGCGTCCACGGAAGGTGCGACCCTCGACGACGCGGTCGCCTCGCCGTCACCGACGACGGCTCGGAAGCCGTCGCCGGCGCCCCCGGTCAAGTATCTGGAGGCGGGAGCTCGGCTGTTCAACAGCGGGCAATTCGACCTGGCCGCCAAGTATCTTGACGCGGCCCAGTTGTATCGCGACCAGCTCGAGGCGGGGCATCAGGCCCTGCTGGACGAGTACGCTCGGGAATTGAAGAAGGTCAAGGGGACGGCCACGGCCGCCTCCCCGGCCCCGGCCCCGGCCGCGACGCCGGCCGCCGCGGTCACGCCGTCGGCGTCGTTCGTCGAGGCCAAGCCGGTCTCGCGGAACGATTCCCCGGCCACGGACAAGCCCGACGATCCGGACCTGAAGCAGCGGGGTCGCTGGCTGCTCCAGGAAGCCGGCGAGCAGATCCTCCTGGGCGACTACGACGTCGCCGAGCAGAAGATCGCCGAGGCCGAGGCCCTGAACGTCAAGTGGGGGCTCTTCGATGTGACGCCGGCCAAGGCCCGCGCGTCGCTGGCGAAGGCCCGGCCCAAGGTCGCCCCGGGCACCACGGCCGCGGCCGGCCAGGTCGTCGACCACAAGACGGCCAAGTCCAAGCTCAAGGAGGCCCGCGCCGCGCTGTCCGACCGCAAGTTCGAGGTGGCCGAGGCCATCGCCCTGGAGGTCAAGGGCTGGAACCTGTCGTACGGCATGTTCGAGGACAACCCGGACAAGGTCGCCGCCGCCGCCCGCGCCCTCCGCAAGCGGGACGTGATCCGCGAGACGCCGCTGAAGGACCAGGCCAGCCCGGGCGTCTATGACGTCCTGGTCTCCGAGTCCCGCCAGCTGCTGAAGGTCGGCAAGCTCGCCGAGGCCGAGTCCAAGGCCCGCCAGGCCCAGCGGATGAACGTCGTGCCGGCCCTCACCGCCGACCGGGCGGAAGCCGTCCTGCACGAGGTCGCCATGGCCCGCGCCCAGTCCGAGGCGGCCCCGGCCGTCGCAACCGCCGCGACCGACGAGGCCGCCGGGCTCGCCGCCGAACGCGAGGCCGACGCCCTGCTCGCCAAGGGCGACCAGGCCGCGGCCGCGGCCAAGTTCGCCGAGGCCGAACGGCTCCAGGCCCAGGCCGCCGGCATGCCGGCCCTGGCCTCCGCCACCCCGCCGATCGACGACCAGCTCCAGCGGAGCGGCGCCGAGGAGCCCGCGCTCGACGCGCCGGCCCCGGACCTCGAGCTCGCCCCGGCCCCCGCCCTCGCGGCGAGCCCGGACGACGATCTCGCGGTCCCCGCCCCGGCTCCGGCCCCGGCGCTCGATTCGCTTCCCGCCCCGGCCGCGGCCGAGGCCCCCGTCAACCCCGGCGAGCGGATGCTCTCGCAGGCCAGGACCCTCTACGCCGAGGGGAACTACGCGGCGGCCCGGCAGATCGCCGAGCAGGCCAAGACCGGCGACTTCGGCCTTGAAGACGAGGCCGACGAGCTGTCCGCCCAGATCGGCCTCGCCGAACAGGGGGGCGCCCTCAGCCTCTACGAGTCCGCCCTGACCGCCCTGCGGAAGGGGGAGAAGGATCGCGCCAAGACCCTGCTCACCGAGGTCGCCACGGCCGGCCCGGTCCTCGACGACAACCTCCAGACCAAGGTCCAGGAGCTGCTCAAGAGCCTGACCACCGACCAGATCGGCGACCCCTCCGGCCGGGCCGTGGTCAACGACCGGATGCAGAGCGCCAGCGACGTGGAGAGCGTCGCCGCCCAGAAGCTCAACGCCGAGGTCGGCGCCAAGATCGCCGAGGCCCGGCGGCTCCAGGAGGTCGACCCCGAGAAGGCCCTGACCATCTATGAGCAGACGCTCAAGGCGGTCAAGGCGTCGGACGTCGCCCCCAACCTGCAGCGGCCCATGGTCCGCCGCCTGGAAGTCGCCGTCGAGCTCGCCAAGAAGGACAAGGTCCTCTTCGACGAGAAGATGAAGGAGAAGGGCGCCCGCGAGGAGATCGAGGTCAAGCGGCTGCGGATCCTCGAGGCCGACAACGCCAAGAAGGCCCGCTACAAGGAACTGTTCGAGAAGGCCCAGGCGGCCTACACGAACGAGGACTTCTACCGCGCCGAGTCCTACGCCAAGCAGGCCATGGAGATCGACCCCACCGAGGTGGCCGCCCCCATGATGGTCTTCAAGGCCAAGGCCGAGCGTCGCTACAAGCAGGACAAGGACACCAAGGCCGCCAAGGAGGACGCCGTGGTCGTCGCCCTCCAGCAGGTCGACGCCTCGTCCTACGCCGACCCCGAGGTCCAGCTCCGCGACATCAGCTTCCCGAAGTCGTTCAGCGAGCTGACCAAGAGCCGGCTGGCGATGAACAAGCGGCTGGAGCCCAAGAAGAACCCCAAGACCCTGGCGGTGGAGTCCAAGCTCCGCGAGCCCATCAGCGTCAACTTCGACAAGCAGCCGCTCGGCGAAGCCATGGCGTTCATCAGCAACTACACCGGCGTGAACATCACGCTCGACCCCAAGGCGCTCAGCGACGAGGGCCTCACCTCCTCGACGCCGGTCACCCTGAACCTGTCGAACGTGTCGCTGAAGACCGTGATGAAGCTCATGCTCAAGCCGCTGGGCATGAACTACACGATCGAGGAAGACGTCCTCGTCATCACCAACAACCAGGCCACGAGCCAGGAGACGTTCACCAACACCTACTACGTCGGCGACCTGGTCATGCCCAAGTCCAAGGGGAGCCAGGAGACGTTCGGCGCGGCCACGAACCCGGTCAAGAACCCGCAGTTCGACGCCCTCGGCCAGCCGATCGCGGGCCAGGGGAACGCCCTCGGCCTGACCCCGGGCTCGCCCACGGCCAGCCGTGAAGACCGGCCCAACGTCGACATGACGCCGCTGGTCCAGCTCATCACCGCCTCGATCGCGCCGGGGACCTGGCGGGTCGTCAACGGCGACGACAGCCAGGACGTCTCCGCGGCCTACGGCCTCGGCGGCGGCTTCGGCGGCGGCGGGCTCGGCGGGGACATCGACGAGGGGCGGCCCCCCGGATCGATCACCCCCTTCTTCCTGAGCATCAGCCTGATCATCCGCCACACGGCCGAGGTCCACGAGCAGATCGCCGACCTGCTCCGCCAGCTTCGCCGGCTCCAGGACCTCCAGGTCTCCATCGAGGTCCGGTTCATCACGGTCACCGACTCGTTCTTCGAGCAGATCGGCGTCGACTTCGACTTCGCCATCAACTCCAAGAGCGTCGGCAAGCACAGCACCTGGGCCTACCCGAATAACACCGTCACCAACGTCTCCACGGCGCCCGGCGGCGGCGGCACCACCGGCGGGACGACCGGCGGCGGCGGCATCGGCGGCACCGGCGGCGGCGGGACGACCGGCGGCGGCACCACCGGCGGCGGCACGACCGGCGGCGGCGGCCTCGGCGGCACCGGCGGCGGCATCGGCGGCGGCGGCGTCGGCGGCGGCGCCGGCGGCATCGGCGGCGGCGGCCTCGGCGGCACCGGCGGCGGCGGGACGACCGGCGGCGGCGGCGGCAACACCACCCCCGCGTACCTGATCAACCCGATCCGCGACTACTCCAACTACCTGCCCGGCGGCAAGCAGCCGATCGTGGCCGGGACCCAGGGGGGCGGGCTCTACAACTTCTCGCCGACCCTGCAGATCCCGTTCACCAACACCCAGGGAAGCCTGATCGCCCCGTTCAACACGGTGGCCGGTGCGGGCGCCTCGGTGGGCATGGCGTTCCTCAGCGACCTGGAAGTCTACTTCTTCCTCACGGCCGCCCAGGGCGACACCCGCAACAACATCCTCCAGGCGCCCAAGGTGACCACCTTCAACGGCGCCGCCGCCACCATCCAGAACGGTGACGTCCAGTACTACGTCCAGTCGCTGATCCCGATCATCGGGCCCGGCTCGGTGGCCTTCCAGCCCAGCGTCGGCGTGCTGAACAACGGCGTCGTCCTCCAGGTGACCCCCGTGGTCACGGCCGACCGCCGCTACGTCCGGCTCAGCCTCTCGCCGTTCTTCCAGGTGGTCAACGGCTTCACGACGATCACGGTCCCGGCCGCGGTCGGCGGCGCCGGCCTCGGCGGCGCCTCGGCGGCCATCAACGGCACCATCCAGCTGCCGAACACCACCGTCACCACCGTCAGCACCACGGTCACCGTCCCCGACGGCGGCACCGTCCTGCTCGGCGGCGTCAAGCAGCTCCAGGAACAGCGGCTGGAGTACGGCGTCCCCGTCCTCTCCAAGACCCCCTGGGTCGACCGCCTCTTCCGCAACGTCGGCATCGGCCGCACGACCTCCAGCCTCATGCTGATGGTGACCCCTCGGATCATCATCCTCGAGGAAGAGGAAGAGCGGCTGGGCATCCCCTCGGTCGCCTTCTGA
- the pilM gene encoding type IV pilus assembly protein PilM has protein sequence MAKIQSVWAIDIGQAALKALKIAPGGDAEHVTAEAFDFIEYPKLLSQPDADPEELVREALATFTDRNDLKGCRVAIAVPGQAGLVKFIKLPPVEKKRIPDIVKFEAKQQIPFALDEVVWAYQQIGDDDEEGGDDDFMMAEVGLFAMKRDQIARAILPLTVAGIEVDVVQMAPIALYNYITYDQIKGSGSKDSVVVLDIGVDNTDLIISDGVRIWQRNIPIGGNHFTRALTKELKLTFAKAEHLKRNATKAPDPRAIFTAMRGVFNDFASEVNRSIGFYSSINRTAKIRKIVGLGNGFKLPGLQKFLQQNLSQEVEKLDEYKRLEGDEVKAAPQFQDNLASFAVAYGLALQGAGLSALRTNLLPPEIERIRMIRAKKPWALAASALVMLGLSSLFVLGDYRALAKISTPQFNSAVEQATSVSKNGSTIKSGLETAKSEWQAKYDEGKALIIDPSNKGMWPAFLKTISNYFPDPVAEYNLKPDDPKNEYLIEKLRVHIDRIMPVWRTDLAVDWFDELDPLYKRLMHPYDAENPPSGEGWIVQIVGHHYNPYPTTPDQQRLAQASPDDPARVDFGPYEFLLRKVLRKLNSPSLRLYGVTHVALAWMNSDKNWTSEKGSATNNLASRTVPLLDRAAPPVEESGGMGEMGMMGAMMGSGMMGPGGMGSGMMGGRGGRMGEMGGMPGMEGGMMGMMGPGGMMGSGYGRRGMGTGADAEKDIRKLTRTDFLLQFVWVPPAPTEEDKAKTPEELLEARKAELLEITTKMIEAEKGKSAVTVPVEAEIEKASTKQSDEIDSEINKALSAPAAGAAGAPAGKETPAAPAAPTEAAPKS, from the coding sequence ATGGCGAAGATCCAGTCCGTCTGGGCGATCGACATCGGCCAGGCCGCGCTGAAGGCGCTCAAGATCGCCCCCGGAGGGGACGCCGAGCACGTCACCGCCGAGGCGTTCGACTTCATCGAATATCCCAAGCTGCTGAGCCAGCCCGACGCCGATCCCGAGGAGCTGGTCCGCGAGGCCCTGGCCACCTTCACCGATCGCAACGACCTGAAGGGCTGCCGGGTCGCCATCGCCGTCCCCGGCCAGGCCGGCCTGGTGAAGTTCATCAAGCTGCCGCCGGTCGAGAAGAAGCGGATCCCGGACATCGTCAAGTTCGAGGCCAAGCAGCAGATCCCGTTCGCGCTCGACGAGGTCGTCTGGGCCTACCAGCAGATCGGCGACGACGACGAGGAAGGGGGCGACGACGACTTCATGATGGCCGAGGTCGGCCTCTTCGCCATGAAGCGAGACCAGATCGCCCGCGCCATCCTGCCCTTGACCGTCGCCGGGATCGAGGTCGACGTCGTCCAGATGGCCCCGATCGCCCTGTACAACTACATCACCTACGACCAGATCAAGGGGAGCGGGTCCAAGGACTCGGTCGTCGTCCTGGACATCGGGGTCGACAACACCGACCTGATCATCAGCGACGGCGTCCGGATCTGGCAGCGGAACATCCCGATCGGCGGAAACCACTTCACGCGGGCCCTGACCAAGGAGCTGAAGCTCACCTTCGCCAAGGCCGAGCACCTGAAGCGGAACGCCACCAAGGCCCCGGACCCCCGGGCCATCTTCACCGCCATGCGCGGCGTCTTCAACGACTTCGCCAGCGAGGTCAACCGCTCGATCGGCTTCTATTCGAGCATCAACCGGACGGCCAAGATCCGCAAGATCGTGGGCCTGGGCAACGGCTTCAAGCTGCCGGGGCTCCAGAAGTTCCTCCAGCAGAACCTCAGCCAGGAAGTCGAGAAGCTCGACGAGTACAAGCGGCTCGAAGGGGACGAGGTCAAGGCCGCGCCCCAGTTCCAGGACAACCTGGCGTCGTTCGCCGTCGCCTACGGCCTGGCGCTCCAGGGGGCCGGGCTGTCGGCCCTGCGCACCAACCTGCTGCCGCCGGAGATCGAACGGATCCGGATGATCCGGGCCAAGAAGCCCTGGGCCCTGGCCGCCTCGGCCCTGGTCATGCTGGGCCTCAGCTCGCTGTTCGTGCTGGGGGACTATCGCGCCCTGGCCAAGATCTCCACCCCCCAGTTCAACTCGGCCGTCGAGCAGGCGACCAGCGTCTCCAAGAACGGGTCGACGATCAAGAGCGGCCTGGAGACCGCGAAGTCCGAGTGGCAGGCCAAGTACGACGAGGGGAAGGCCCTGATCATCGACCCCTCCAACAAGGGGATGTGGCCCGCCTTCCTCAAGACCATCAGCAACTACTTCCCCGACCCCGTCGCCGAGTACAACCTCAAGCCCGACGACCCCAAGAACGAGTACCTGATCGAGAAGCTCCGCGTCCACATCGACCGGATCATGCCGGTCTGGCGCACCGACCTGGCCGTCGACTGGTTCGACGAGCTGGACCCGCTCTACAAGCGGCTGATGCACCCCTACGACGCCGAGAACCCGCCGTCCGGCGAGGGCTGGATCGTCCAGATCGTCGGCCACCACTACAACCCGTACCCGACCACCCCGGACCAGCAGCGGCTCGCCCAGGCCAGCCCGGACGACCCCGCCCGCGTCGACTTCGGCCCCTACGAGTTCCTCCTCCGCAAGGTCCTCCGCAAGCTGAATTCGCCCTCGCTGCGGCTCTACGGCGTCACCCACGTCGCTCTGGCCTGGATGAACTCCGACAAGAACTGGACCAGCGAGAAGGGGAGCGCCACCAACAACCTCGCCAGCCGCACCGTCCCCCTCCTCGACCGCGCCGCGCCTCCCGTCGAGGAATCCGGCGGCATGGGCGAGATGGGGATGATGGGGGCCATGATGGGCTCGGGGATGATGGGCCCCGGCGGCATGGGCTCCGGCATGATGGGCGGCCGCGGCGGTCGCATGGGCGAGATGGGGGGCATGCCCGGCATGGAAGGCGGCATGATGGGGATGATGGGCCCCGGCGGCATGATGGGATCGGGCTACGGCAGGCGCGGCATGGGCACGGGCGCCGACGCCGAGAAGGACATCCGCAAGCTCACCCGCACCGACTTCCTGCTCCAGTTCGTCTGGGTGCCGCCCGCCCCCACCGAGGAGGACAAGGCCAAGACCCCGGAGGAGCTGCTGGAGGCCCGCAAGGCCGAGCTCCTGGAGATCACCACCAAGATGATCGAGGCCGAGAAGGGGAAATCGGCCGTCACCGTCCCCGTCGAGGCCGAGATCGAGAAGGCCTCGACCAAGCAGTCCGACGAGATCGACAGCGAGATCAACAAGGCCCTGAGCGCCCCCGCCGCGGGCGCCGCCGGCGCCCCGGCCGGCAAGGAAACCCCGGCCGCCCCGGCGGCCCCGACCGAGGCCGCCCCCAAGTCCTGA